The genomic DNA CGGCCGTCGCCGCCGACAGCGCGAACATCGGCCGGGCGAACAGGTCGATCGGCAGCATCGGCGCCGGATGATCGGCGTGCCGCCGCGTCAGGATCAAGCCGAGCGCAAGGGCGGCGACCAGCTCGATGCCGACGAGGACAGGCGAGAGATTGTGCGCGGCGCTGCCGATGCCGGTGATGAACAGGCCGAGGCAGGCCGACGCCAGCACCGCGCCGAGGAAATCGAAGCCATGATCGGCGCGCGGCGTTTTCGGCAGCATTGCAAAGCCGATGCCGATCGCGACGAGGCCGAACGGGATGTTGACGGCGAACAGCCAGGGCCACGGGCCGAGCGCGAGGATGGCAGAGGCGATCGACGGCCCGAACGTGAAGGCGGTCGCGACAACGAGCGCGTTGTGGCCAAAACCGCGGCCGAGCATCCGGCCCGGATAAACGAAGCGCACCAGCGCCGTGTTGACGCTCATGATGCCGCTCGCACCTAAGCCCTGCAGCGTGCGCGCGACCAGGAGACTCTCCAGCGACCACGCCACCGCGCAGAACAACGAGGCGATGGTGAACAGGATCAGGCCGCCGAGATAGATGCGCTGGTGCCCGACGATCTCGCCGAGCGCCCCGAGCGGCAGCAGCGTCGCCACCAGTGCGATCTGGTAGACGTTGACCACCCAGACCGACTGCTCCGGTGAGACATGCAAATCGGCGGCAATCGCGGGCAAGGCGATGTTGGCGATCGCAGTGTCGAGCGAGGCCATCGCCAGCGCGGTGAAGATCGCCGCGATCGCCCAGCGGCGCTGGGCGGCCGGAAGGCCATCGGCGATGGGATGATCGGGCTCGCGCGCGGCGGCAGGTAACGTGATTGTCATTGCGTTGGCGCGTTGCTCCGGCGGCCTCGCTGAGGGGACATTGGCATGTACTACGGCCCGCGCTGCTTCCACAGGCATATGCGTGCATGATGTGTATGCGCGAAGGCTGGGCGATGGTGCTTCGCGCGGGCGTATGATCGCGCCAGCTGCTGCAACGAGGGAAGCGCCATGCAAATCGTCGTTCTGCCCGGTGATGGCATCGGACCTGAGATCACGACCGCGACCACGGGCGTGCTGCGCGCGGCGTCCGAGCGCTTCCAGCTCGACCTGCGCCTCGAGGAGCATGCGGTCGGGCATGCCAGCCTGAAGCTGTCGGGCACCACGGTACGGCCAGAGCTGCTCGACATCGTCCGGGCCGCCGACGGCCTGATCCTGGGCCCGACCGCGACGTTCGACTTCAAGGACGAGGCGCGTGGCGAGATCAATCCGTCCCGTCATTTTCGCAAGAACCTCGACCTCTACGCCAATATCAGGCCCGCGCGCACTTATGCGGGGAGGCCGGGCCGCATCAGTGATTTCGACCTCGTCGTGGTCCGCGAGAACACTGAAGGCTTCTATGCCGACCGCAATCTGGAACAGGG from Bradyrhizobium sp. CCBAU 53351 includes the following:
- a CDS encoding MFS transporter, with product MTITLPAAAREPDHPIADGLPAAQRRWAIAAIFTALAMASLDTAIANIALPAIAADLHVSPEQSVWVVNVYQIALVATLLPLGALGEIVGHQRIYLGGLILFTIASLFCAVAWSLESLLVARTLQGLGASGIMSVNTALVRFVYPGRMLGRGFGHNALVVATAFTFGPSIASAILALGPWPWLFAVNIPFGLVAIGIGFAMLPKTPRADHGFDFLGAVLASACLGLFITGIGSAAHNLSPVLVGIELVAALALGLILTRRHADHPAPMLPIDLFARPMFALSAATAVCSFAVQGLAFVSLPFYFEDVLGRSQVETGFFMTPWPLVVGIMAPIAGRLSDRHAVGLLGGIGLVLLGLGMALLATLPANPAIADIIWRMVICGMGFGFFQAPNMKAVMSSAPPHRSGSASGIVATARLTGQTTGAALAAACFALAGHEGATLALALGAGFAALGSVMSFLRLAVK